Proteins from a single region of Malaclemys terrapin pileata isolate rMalTer1 chromosome 23, rMalTer1.hap1, whole genome shotgun sequence:
- the C23H19orf67 gene encoding UPF0575 protein C19orf67 homolog has protein sequence MAGKQGYGGTFCPEGSAKAQCFSPGSVTSLSPCSPDSSLFSSPAAEARWLSCPAPQAESPTHENLTLEELLTPVTEKLKYLLKKAEDFQTYLLYSRDRMQKEQFAKAVPTFLQMCQPYFEYLESTARSYNSSLGGLQASVRKRLLEISEQLALRLEQLVLMYASFSFVSLEDTDPFNVSCFFCGRFWLSEWRQLSVFRFCISAPYTAARLPRNLYKKMRWNLDVLEEGAGAGGGRRRGHRTEYYFLCFRDTGRENAVKMQKLWSIGRWVPLDPDAEHSSDVLQWVLCPQPTGDFQPLLTIGFEEPSHTLATDLLVQILSSPACTPLPCPGASREPVHWGSPGGQGQ, from the exons ATGGCAGGCAAGCAGGGGTACGGTGGCACCTTCTGCCCAGAGGGCTCTGCCAAGGCCCAGTGCTTCAGCCCTGGCAGCGTGACGAgcctgtctccctgcagcccggACAGTAGCCTTTTCTCTTCGCCTGCGGCTGAAGCCCGCTGGCTGAGCTGCCCAGCGCCGCAGGCCGAGTCCCCGACCCACGAGAACCTCACGCTGGAAGAGCTGCTCACCCCCGTCACGGAGAAACTCAAGTACCTGCTGAAGAAGGCAGAAGATTTCCAGACATACCTGCTCTACAG CAGGGACAGGATGCAGAAGGAGCAGTTTGCCAAGGCCGTGCCCACCTTCCTGCAGATGTGCCAGCCCTACTTCGAATACCTGGAGTCCACCGCCCGCAGCTACAACTCCAGCCTGGGCGGCCTGCAGGCGTCCGTGCGCAAGAGG ctgctggagatCTCAGAGCAGCTGGCGTTacggctggagcagctggtgctGATGTACGCCTCCTTCAGCTTCGTCTCCCTGGAGGACACCGACCCCTTCAA cgtctCATGTTTCTTCTGCGGCCGCTTCTGGCTCAGCGAGTGGCGCCAGCTCTCTGTCTTCCGCTTCTGCATCTCCGCACCCTACACGGCCGCCCGCCTGCCCCGCAACCTCTACAAGAAGATGCGCTGGAACCTGGACGTTCTGGAGGAAGGGGCGGGcgccgggggggggcggcgccGGGGGCACCGCACCGAGTA CTACTTCCTGTGCTTCCGGGACACGGGCAGGGAGAATGCCGTCAAGATGCAGAAGCTCTGGTCCATCGGGCGCTGGGTGCCCCTGGACCCCGATGCAGAGCACTCCTCCGACGTCCTGCAGTG GGTGCTGTGCCCGCAGCCCACGGGTGACTTCCAGCCACTGCTGACAATCGGTTTCGAGGAGCCCTCACACACCCTGGCCACCGACCTGCTGGTGCAGATCCTGAGCTCCCCGGCCTGCacgcccctcccctgccctggcgcCAGCAGGGAGCCCGTACACTGGGGCAGcccgggggggcagggacagtag